Below is a window of Rattus rattus isolate New Zealand chromosome X, Rrattus_CSIRO_v1, whole genome shotgun sequence DNA.
GGCACTGCTGTACTCTAATAAATAAGAGAAAGGAGGCTTTCATCCCACTCTCTGGCAGACTCGAAGAGCattaaaaatactatattttaaaatgctaccTCTCTGGTCTGTCAAAGAAATATTATATGGTAGATTTATGAGCTGCAGTGTAACTCAAAATCCTTGATTTGtacagtaaattttatttttccctctgaaGCACCATGCCATTTGGAATTCCCAGTATCAGCACCCATGAGAAGCCAGATAACTCAgtcaccacacacatataaataagttTTCCATGGttggcttggctttttttttcctcccttcaccTTCAAGCACTTCTTACAAAGCACTCCaatacatctatttttaaaactgtactgtttttttttatccatttgatTGATTCAGGCTGACAGCTCTTGGGAGAGAATAGAATATTCACCATCAAGGATCCCCCTCTTCTTGAAATAATTTTCACCTTGAAGTACAGTGTAATGTATTTAATTCATCTCTGCATTGTGCCATGAGCTGGGTCTTATTAGCTTCTTCCTACCTGTTAACCATTTGCAagttaaatttcattttagaCCTCTAATcataaatttaagaaatatagTTACATCACCTTGGATTTggccaccaaaaaagaaaaaaccaatcTAGGTCTGTTGAGCTGGAAAAGACTTTCCATAGAAAGTTAAGAGGCAGGGAACTTGATCACAAATACAGGAGTTGCAGAAATGACCATCAATCGCTCCAGTGCAAAGGGCgccagttttctcttttattttttcattaattaatgtattcatttattccgtttacatcctgatcacaaccCCCTTCCTTCTGGTTcctccctcacacagcccctcctcccaacccacttcccttctcctctgaaaaggggAAGGCCTCTTCTGGGTATCAACCCATCCTGGCCcatcactgcaggactaggtgaattctttcccactgaagccaatAAGGTGGTCCAATTAGGGGAACAGGAGCTACAGGCATGAAACAGAAGAGGGCAGTTTTCAAAGAGCAAATTTGCAGCCTCTGTCACCTGCTTCCAACTCCCACTGAAAGACAGTGGcaactcaatttttaaaacaagaatccTTATTAtaagggaaactgagaaaaggaGTTTCTACTCTTTCCACCCTGTAACATGGGagattctttttttcaaagatttattttatttatttatttttgtatgtgagtaagtacactgtcactgtcctcagacacaccaaaagagggcatcagatcccactgcagatgtttgtgagccaccatgtggttgctgagaattgaactcaagacctctggaagagcagtcagtgctcttaaccactgagccccaacATGGGAGATTCTTAAAAGGATAGTATCCAGTCAGTATGGGAACAAGTGCAGTAAAAATACATCAGTGCatagttaaaatttttattcactcagtgctcttaattccAAGACAGAAGCAAAGCTATGCTTGGGGTTGGAGAGCTGGCTTGGTAGTTAAGAATACATAAGgccacaaccagaatacagcaaatacagaggcgaatgccaacagcaaaccactgaactgagaataggacccccgttgaaggaatcagagaaagaactggaagagcttgaaggggctcgagaccccttatgaacaacaatgccaagcaaccagagcttccagggactaagccactacctaaagactatacatggactgaccctggactctgacctcataggtagcaatgaatatcctagtaNNNNNNNNNNNNNNNNNNNNNNNNNNNNNNNNNNNNNNNNNNNNNNNNNNNNNNNNNNNNNNNNNNNNNNNNNNNNNNNNNNNNNNNNNNNNNNNNNNNNGCAGGATACAGTaacgtgggctggcatttgtgttcttttagggtctgtatgacatcagtccaggatcttctggccttcatagtttctggcgaaaagtctggtgtgattctaataggtctgcctttatatgttacttgacctttttcccttactgcttttaatattctttctttattttgtgcgtttggtgttttgactattatgtgacgggtagtgtttcttttctggtcctatctatttggagttctgtaggcatcttgtatgcctatgggtatctctttttttaggttagggaagttttcttctatgattttgttgaagatatttactggtcctttgagctgggagtcttcactctcttctatacctattatccttaggtttgatcttctcattgagtcctggatttcctgtatgttttggaccagtagctttttccgctttacattatctttgacagttgagtcaatgatttctatggaatcttctgctcctgagattctctcttccatctcttgtattctgttggtgaagcttgtatctacagctccttgtctcttcttttggttttctatatccagggttatttccatgtgttctttcttgattgcttctatttccatttttaattccttcaactgtttgattgtgttttcctggaattctttcagggatttttgcgattcctctctgtaggcttctacttgtttattaatgttttcctgtgtttctctaagggagttcttcacgtctttcttgaagtcctccagcatcatgatgaaatatgattttgaaactagatcttgcttttctggtgtgtttggatattccatgtttgttttggtgggagaattgggctccgatgatgtcatgtagtcttggtttctgttgcttgggttcctgcgcttgcctctcgccatcagattatctctagtgttactttgttctgctatttctgacagtggctagactgtcctataagcctgtgtgtcaggagtgctgtagacctgttttcctcttttctttcagccagttatggggacagagtgttctgctttcgtgtgtgtagtttttcccctctacaggtcttcagctgttcctgtgggcctgtgtcttgagttcaccaggcaggtcacttgcagcagaaaagttggtcttacctgtggtcccaaggctcaagttcgctcgcggggtgctgcccacgggctctctgtggtggcagcaaccaggaagatctgtgccgccccttccgggagcctccgtgcaccagggttccagatggcctccggtgttttcctctggcgtctgagatgtgtgtgcagagagcagtctcttctgttttcccaggcgtgtctgcctctctgaaggtttagctctccctcccatgggatttgggtgcagagaactgtttatccggtctgtttccttcaggttccggcggtgtctcaggcaggggtcctgccgctcctgggccctctcccacgggagcccagaggccttatacagtttcctcttgggccagggatgtctgcaggggtgggcagtgttggtggtctcttctgctctgcagcctcaggagtgcccacctgaccatgCGGTGAGGtttctcccacgggttctgggagcagagagctgctgcaggcctggatccgcgggtgtgggacttccggtaaacacaggacgtgcccggtcctagaggaattctgcctccgtgtgtcccgagatcaccaggccgctttcttgcagcagaaaagttggtcttacctgtggtcccgaggctcaagttcactcgcggggtgctgcccacgggctctctgcggtggcagcaaccaggaagcttgaagttcttattgtacagatcttttatttgcttggttaaagtcacaccgagatacttCATATTGTttgtgtctattatgaagggtgttgtttccctaatttctttctcggcttgtttctcttttgtgtagaggaaggctactgatttatttgagttaattttatacccagccactttgctgaagttgtttatcagctttagtagttctctggtggaacttttgtgatcacttaaatatactatcatatcatcagcaaataatgatgttttgacatcttcttttccaatctgtatccccttgatttccttttgttgtctgatttctctggctagaacttcaagaactatattgaataagtaaggagagagtgggcagccttgtttaatccctgattttagtgggattgcttcaagtttctctccatttagtttaatgttagcaactggtttgctgtatatagcttttactttttagcttaggtatgggctttgaattcctattctttccaggacttttttcatgaaggggtgttgaattttgtcaaatgctttctcagcatctaatgaaatgatcatgtggatttgttctttcagtttgtttatataatggatcactttgatggttttccatgtgaaaccatccctgcatacctaggatgaagcctacttgatcatggtggatgattgttttgatgtgctcttggattcggtttgcgcgaattttattgagtatttttgcgtcgatattcataaaggaaattggtctgaagttctctttctttgttgagtctttgtgtggcttaggtataacagtaattgtggcttcatagtgaaagaccccagcttagcagcagtaacgccattttgcaaggctgtacttaagatgactggttcagggaaaggttagaacactgagtacacagcggctgccaagcaagatgtgtatggttgaaggcatggcaacaggatgACTCGGTtgttgagcgcctgacaatgagaaaagcccggagaggtcccacacccttgGGGGCCAGTCAGCCGTTATGtttcaggaaggtagctaggAAACTTGCCCCCGGCTAAACCCTTGGGGGCGAGTCAACCCGTTATGtttcaggaaggtagctagggaacttgaACCCTTGctacattagaatccaccaattatatccctgtaaccatgcatctgcttctgtatgcttgcttctgctccccagaatcctataaaaagcccatccttggttctGTGGGGCACGCCAGTCCCCcgagtgactgaagcgcccacaggtacctgtgtatcccgacaataaaccaaatcctcttgctgattgcatcctgtggtctcggtctggtcattgagtaggaggacctccatcccgaggggaagttctccctgagaacttttcatttGGTGCATTGGCCGGGAAAGGAGATCCTCCACCCAGGACCACCGACCACCCACTGGGAGGTAAGCCGGCCGGCGTCTGTCTGATTCTGTCTCGTTCTGCCCtattctgtctgttctgtgaGGGCTCAGCCAGGTTGTTTGGAATTTGGGCGGGCGAAGAAGGAGCTGACGAGCTCGGACTTCTCGCCCCGaagccctggaagacgttccaagggTGTTAGGGGCCCGATTTTTCGGGGCCGAATCTGGGACTCTGGTCAGAAGAGGAGGATCCAGACTTACGGCACCTCTGTCTGTATTTTTGGCTTTCAGAGGGCCCTGGACCTTTGCCCCCTCCGTCTGactttttgctttcagtttggtaCCAAAGCCGTGCAGCACGcctgtctgttgtttgtttgactgttggtgttgtttgttttctctgtgtcctaATCTTCCTTAGAACTAACATGGGACAGTCTCTAACAATGCCCTTAAGTCTCACTCTTGATCATTGGAAAGACGTCCACGACCGGGCACACAACCAGTCTGTCGaggttaaaaaaggaaaatggcagacTCTCTGCACATCTGAGTGGCCCACTCTCGGAGTGGGATGGCCAGTGAATGGCACATTTAATAAGATCATTATTTTACAGGTTAAAGATCGGGTCTTCCACGGACATCCTGACCAGGTTCCTTATATTATCACTTGGGAGAGTCTCGCCTTAGAACCCCCCCCCTGGGCGGAACCCTTCGTGGACCCGAATTGGCCTCCCCTCAACCCCAAGCCTGTCTCCTCGGCCCCGCCCGGCCCGCCGGCCACGTCTTCCTCTCTCTACCCCACTCTAATTAAGAAACCTGTCCTCCCGGCAGACCCAAACTCCCCTCTCATAGATCTTCTCTCTGAAGATCCTCCTCCCCCATATCGTTTACCTACAGGCCCGGCTGACACGGAGGAGGCAGAGCCGCCGGCCAGATCAGTTGCCCGGCAACAGTCTGATAAAGGTTTCTCCCCTGTCGCAGGGAGATTGCGCAATAAGCTCGAGGTGATGCCAGATTCAACCTCCCAGGCTTTCCCACTTAGACAGGGAACCGGTGGCCAGACCCAATACTGGCCGTTTTCAGCAGCTGACATTTACAATTGGAAACAACACAACCCTCCCTTCTCCAAAGATCCGGTGGCACTCACCGACCTAATAGAATCTGTTTTACTTACTCACCAGCCTACTTGGGATGACTGCCAACAGCTCTTACAGGCCCTCTTAAcctcagaggaaaaacaaagagtGTTCCTAGAGGCCAGAAAACATGTTCTGGGAGATGATGGGCGTCCCACCCAGTTGCCTGAGGAAATTGATGCTACATTCCCACTTAAGAGACCAAACTGGGATTTTAATACAGCTGAAGGTAAGGGACACCTACGCCTTTATCGCCAGTTGCTTCTAGCGGGTCTCCGAGGGGCTATACGACGCCCTACTAATTTGGCTCAGGTAAAACAGGTATTAcaggaagcaggggaaactcCCTCCGCCTTTCTAGAGAGACTTAAGGAGGCCTACCGTATATACACTCCTTATGACCCAGATGACCCAGGACAAATGACGAGTGTCTCTATGTCCTTCATCTGGCAGGCTGCTCCAGATATCAGGACTAAGTTACAGAGGTTAGAAAACTTGCAGGGCTATACATTACAGGATTTACTTAAGGAAGCTGAAAGGATTTTTAATAAGAGAgagacacaagaagaaaaagaagatagagttcgtagagagagggaagaaagagataaaaaaagaaacaaagaattgagTCGAATCTTGGCCGCCATAGTTCAGGgccaagaaaggaagggagatgggggggAGCTCGAAAGGGGCTGAAGCTGGATAAAGATCAATGTGCCTATTGCAAAGAGAAAGGGCACTGGGCCAGAGAGTGCCCCAAGAAGCCTGGCGGACCCCGAAAGCCTCGACCACGAACCTCCCTTTTGGCTCTAGATAAAGATTAGGGAGGTCAGGGCCAGGAGCCCCCCCTGAGCCCAGGGTAACGCTTAAAGTTGGGGGGCAGCCGGTTACTTTCCTGGTAGACACAGGAGCCCAGCATTCAGTCCTCACCCGAGCTTCAGGACAACTCAGCGACCGGACGGCCTGGGTACAAGGAGCTACTGGTGAGAAACAATACCGATGGACTACGGACCGCCGGGTTCAGCTGGCTACTGGTAAGGTGACCCATTCCTTCTTACATGTACCGGACTGCCCATACCCTCTGCTGGGCCGTGACCTGCTCACCAAACTAAAAGCACAAATTCATTTTGAGGAAGGAGGGGCCCGAATAACTGGCCCCCATGGAACTCCCCTTCAAGTTCTAACCCTACAATTAGAGGATGAATATAGACTATATGAACCGGGACAGGACAAGCCACAATCCCTAGAAATAGACACTTGGGTCACGAATTTTCCACTGGCTTGGGCAGAGACTGGTGGGATGGGGTTGGCGCTCCAACAGCCCCCCTTAATTATACAGTTAAAGGCCACTGCAACTCCAGTCTCCATAAAACAATAACCCCTGTCACATGAAGCTTATCAAGGTATAAGGCCTCACATTACGAGGCTTCTAGATCAAGGCATCCTAGTCCCCTGCCGGTCGCCTTGGAATACGCCTCTTCTGCCTGTTAAGAAACCCGGCACTGGAGATTATAGGCCAGTACAAGACTTGAGAGAGGTCAACAAGAGGGTAGAAGATATTCATCCAACTGTTCCAAACCCTTACAACTTGCTCAGTACATTGCCCCCTACACATACTTGGTATACGGTTTTGGACCTGAAAGATGCCTTCTTTTGCCTCCGGCTGAGCCGAAAAGCCAACCCTTATTTGCATTTGAGTGGAAAGACCCTGAAATAGGGCTTTCAGGACAATTAACTTGGACAAGACTGCCTCAAGGGTTTAAAAACAGCCCAACGCTCTTTGATGAGGCCTTACATCGGGACTTAGCTGACTTTAGGGTTCAGCATCCCACCCTCATACTCCTACAATATGTAGATGACCTCCTCCTAGCGGCCACTTCTGAAACTGCATGCCAACGGGGAACTGAATCCCTCTTACAGACTTTGGGACGATTGGGCTACCGAGCCTCTGCCAAAAAGGCTCAAATTTGCCAGACCCAGGTTACTTATTTAGGCTACCAGCTACGGGATGGACAGCGATGGCTGACCCCGGCCAGGAAACAGACTGTGGCCGGCATCCCTGCCCCCAAGAATGGCCGACAGCTATGAGAATTCTTGGGGACGGCAGGATTCTGCCGCCTCTGGATCCCTGGGTTTGCTGAAATGGCAGCCCCTTTGTACCCCCTCACTAAACTGGGGGTGCTCTTCCAGTGGGGACCAGAGCAGCAAAAAGCATTTGAGAACATCAAACAGGCCTTATTGTCCTCCCCTGCCTTGGGTCTCCCTGATATTACCAAACCTTTTGAACTGTTCATCGATGAGAAACAGGGGTATGCTAAAGGGGTCCTAACACAAAGGTTGGGACCCTGGAAACGCCCTGTGGCCTACTTGTCTAAGAAATTGGACCCTGTGGCCTCCAGCTGGCCACCGTGCCTAAGGATGGTGGCTGCTATTGCTGTCCTGATCAAGGATGCTAGAAAATTGACTTTGGGACAGCCACTCACCATCCTAGCACCCCACGCAGTGGAGGCCTTGGTAAAGCAGCCCCCAGACCGCTGGCTCTCTAATTCCCGCATGACCCACTACCAAGCCTTGTTACTGGATGCAGAACGGGTTCAGTTTGGGCCCGTAGTCACTCTCAATCCTGCCACCTTGCTTCCTCTACCAGAGGAGGCAGAACAGCATGACTGCCTACAAATCCTCGCAGAAGTACATGGAACCAGGCCGGACCTATCGGACCAGCCTCTTCAGAATGCTgaccacacatggtacacagatggCAGCAGCTTCTTGGCAGAGGGAGAGCAAAAGGCTGGAGCTGCGGTCACTACGGAAGACAAAGTGATTTGGGCGAAAGCCCTGCCTGCTGGTACCTCCGCACAACAGGCTGAACTCATCGCCTTGACTCAGGCGCTCAAGATGGCAAAAGGTAAGAGGCTAAATGTATATACAGACAGCCGTTATGCCTTTGCCACGGCACACATCCATGGAGAGATCTACCGGAGGCGGGGGCTACTCACATCTGAGggtaaagatattaaaaataaggctgaaATTCTGGCCCTCTTAGAAGCCCTATTCTTGCCCAAAAGACTGAGTATTATACATTGTCCAGGACACCAGAAAGGGCACAACCCAGAGGCACGAGGAAACCGGCTGGCCGATGCCACGGCTCGAGAAGCGGCCATGAGCAAACAAATCTTGGCCTTAAATAGCCCAGACCAACCCACGCCCCCACCAGTGGGACAAACCAGTTGGGTTTATGCCCATGAGGACATAGAGCTCCTAGAAAAAATGGGAGCCATCTACCACCCTCAACTAAAACAGTGGGTCTACAAAGGAAAGACAGTTATGccaataaaaatgacttttgaaTTGATCTCCTTTTTACATAAATTAACCCATTTGGGGTTTAAGAAGATGAAAACCTTACTAGATCGAGAAGAGATAAATCTGTGTTTTTTAAATCGGGACAAAGCGATACAAGAGGTGACTGAGAGTTGCAAAGCGTGCGCTCAGGTTAACCCGGGAAAGACCATGATTGGACAAGGAGTTCGTCCTAGGGGACACCGTCCCGGCATCCATTGGGAAATTGATTTTACTGAAATTAAACCAGGTATATATGGatacaagtatctcctagtgttTGTAGACACCTTCTCAGGATGGGTCGAAGCCTTCCCCACAAAGCACGAGACTGCAAAAATGGTCACCAAGAAGCTCCTCGAGGAAATCTTTCCCAGGTATGGCATGCCTCAAGCGTTGGGGTCGGACAACGGGCCCGCTTTCGTCTCCCAAGTAAGTCAGTTGGTGGCCAAATTGCTGGGGAttgattggaaattacattgtgccTATAGACCCCAGAGTTCAGGTCAGGTAGAACGCATGAATAGAACAATTAAGGAGACTTTATCCAAACTTACGCTTGCAACTGGCTCAAAGGATTGGGTGGCCCTCCTTCCCCTAGTTCTATATCGGGCCTGGAATACCCCAGGCCCCCATGGTCTAACTCCTTTTGAAATAATATATGGAGCACCACCCCCATTTGTCCATTTCTTTGATTCAAACATTGCTGATTTTGCTGACAGCCCTTCTTTGAGGGCCCATTTACAGGCCCTACAGATAGTGCAGAGAGACGTCTGGAGACCTTTGGCCGCTGCTTACCAGGACAAGCTTGAGCATCCGGTGGTGCCACACCCGTTCCAGATTGGAGACACCGTGTGGGTGCGCAGACACCAGACCAAGAATCTCGAGCCACGGTGGAAAGGACCCTACACTGTCCTCCTGACTACCCCGACCGCCCTAAAGGTAGACGGAGTCGCAGCTTGGATCCACGCATCACACGTCAAGGCAGTCCGGTCTGAGAAATTGACTAATCACAACACTACACCCCAGACATGGAGAGTTCAGCGCACTCCAAACCCCTTAAAGTTAAAACTCCTACGTGGCTCCTCCTAGTCCTCTTGTGGCCTAGAGTCAGTGGGGGAATAAGCCCCCACCACATTTATAACATTACCTGGACAGTCACTAATCTCATGACAGGAAGGCTGGCTAATGCTACCTCCGTAAGGGGGACGCTGGCCGATGCCTTCCCTCCCTTATACTTTGACCTTTGTGATGTGATAGACTACAAGTGGGAGCCTGGCACTACCCATAATTGGCATCCCTCAACCACCTACTATGGTTGCAGTCCGGCTTCCCACAACAAAGAGATCTACGTTTGCCCTGAACACAGGGTGAGCCGGCAGTGCGGAGGGCCGGGGAGTGGGTACTGTGCCCAGTGGGGATGTGAGACTACTGGGGATGCATATTGGAAGCCATCCTCATCTTGGGGACCTGATAACTCTGAAACGAGACTGTCGACTTCCTTACACCTTGTGTAAACGGGGCGAGAAGTGCAATCCCCTCGTCCTCCACTTCACCGACTCAGGTAGAAGAGCGACCTGGGACGGGCCCAAATCTTGGGGCCTGCGCTTATATGTCACAGGGACCGATCCGGTGGGTCTGTTCTCTCTAAATAGACAAGTCTCTCCCCTGACCACTCGACCCATTGGACCCAACCTAGTTCTACCAGATCAGAAGCCTCCCTCGCTCCCGGTACAAGCCCAACCCCCGTCATTGCCTAAGGTCACCCAAGCCCCTGGTAGTACCCCTACGAGCCCCTTCTCCACAATGGGGGGCTCCACCATTTTGATCTCCCCGTCGCCAGGCACTGGGGATCGATTATTCAATTTGGTGGCTGGTGCATATCTGGCTCTCAACTATTCAGACCCCTTTAGGACTCAGGAGTGCTGGTTGTGCCTCGTTTCCGGTCCACCCTATTATGAAGGGGTGGCAGTCATTGGAAATTATACCAACCTGACTGCTGCCCCAGACAGTTGTGCCAATACCCCCAGCCACAAACTAACTCTGCCCGAGGCCTCGGGACGAGGGCTCTGCTTGGGGAAtgtaccccacacacaccagaccCTCTGCAACACCACTCAGAAGATTCCCATCGGGAACTACTTCCTGGCAGCCCCAAAAGGCACATACTGGGCCTGCAATACCGGACTAACACCCTGCATCTCAGCCACAGTCCTCAACCAATCCTCTGACTATTGTGTATTAGTAGAAATTTGGCCCAAAGTCACCTACCATGAATCCGAGTATATATACTCGTTTTTCGAGAGACAGACTCGTTTCCGACGAGAGCCTGCCACCCTGACTTTAGCTTTACTCCTAGGAGGGATCACCTTGGGGGAAGTGGCCGCGGGTATAGGGACCGGGACCACTGCACTCATAGAAACTGGTCATTTCCGTCAGTTACAAGCAGCCATGAATGCAGATCTTAAAGCTATAGAAGAGTCTGTGAGTGCATTAGAAAAGTCCTTAACATCGTTGTCTGAAGTGGTCCTCCAAAACAGACGAGGGCTAGATATGTTGTTCCTCCCCGAGGGTGGATTATGTGCTGCTCTAAAAGAAGAGTGCTGTTTCTATGCAGACCATACTGGAATAGTAAGAGATAATATGGCTAAGCTTCGAGAACGCCTGGCCCAAAGACAAAAACTGTTTGATTCCCAACAGGGATGGTTCGAGGGGTGGTTTAACCGATCCCCTTGGTTTGCTACCCTCCTGTCTACCCTGATGGGACCCCTACTTATTCTTCTCCTAATTCTTCTTTTTGGACCCTGCATCCTTAATAGGCTGGTACAGTTCATGAAGGGTAGACTTTCAGTCATTCAGACCCTCGTACTGACGCAGCAGTACCATAGGCTGAGAcaacaagaaacagaaatttcTTGACCAAGTTGAGTGAAAGATTTCACTCAAAGTTagcaaaagaaaatgggggaatgaaagaccccagcttagcagcagtaacgccattttgcaaggctgtacttaagatg
It encodes the following:
- the LOC116888229 gene encoding uncharacterized protein LOC116888229, which encodes MGQSLTMPLSLTLDHWKDVHDRAHNQSVEVKKGKWQTLCTSEWPTLGVGWPVNGTFNKIIILQVKDRVFHGHPDQVPYIITWESLALEPPPWAEPFVDPNWPPLNPKPVSSAPPGPPATSSSLYPTLIKKPVLPADPNSPLIDLLSEDPPPPYRLPTGPADTEEAEPPARSVARQQSDKGFSPVAGRLRNKLEVMPDSTSQAFPLRQGTGGQTQYWPFSAADIYNWKQHNPPFSKDPVALTDLIESVLLTHQPTWDDCQQLLQALLTSEEKQRVFLEARKHVLGDDGRPTQLPEEIDATFPLKRPNWDFNTAEASGQLSDRTAWVQGATGEKQYRWTTDRRVQLATEVHGTRPDLSDQPLQNADHTWYTDGSSFLAEGEQKAGAAVTTEDKVIWAKALPAGTSAQQAELIALTQALKMAKGKRLNVYTDSRYAFATAHIHGEIYRRRGLLTSEGKDIKNKAEILALLEALFLPKRLSIIHCPGHQKGHNPEARGNRLADATAREAAMSKQILALNSPDQPTPPPVGQTSWVYAHEDIELLEKMGAIYHPQLKQWVYKGKTVMPIKMTFELISFLHKLTHLGFKKMKTLLDREEINLCFLNRDKAIQEVTESCKACAQVNPGKTMIGQGVRPRGHRPGIHWEIDFTEIKPGIYGYKYLLVFVDTFSGWVEAFPTKHETAKMVTKKLLEEIFPRYGMPQALGSDNGPAFVSQVSQLVAKLLGIDWKLHCAYRPQSSGQVERMNRTIKETLSKLTLATGSKDWVALLPLVLYRAWNTPGPHGLTPFEIIYGAPPPFVHFFDSNIADFADSPSLRAHLQALQIVQRDVWRPLAAAYQDKLEHPVVPHPFQIGDTVWVRRHQTKNLEPRWKGPYTVLLTTPTALKVDGVAAWIHASHVKAVRSEKLTNHNTTPQTWRVQRTPNPLKLKLLRGSS